One genomic segment of Myxococcota bacterium includes these proteins:
- a CDS encoding hemolysin family protein, which translates to MDVFTGLLVIVACLALSAFFSTSETALLRMREHEIEADIREARGPSAFAIRDLLNSTSRMLVTILLANSLVNILGPSVATALAVHWLGDQKGILVSTLVMTVLILVLGEVLPKAFAVAHPRRVSHAVALPLYLLHKLLWPVHVLFDRIIEPFVRVLAGADTQGRRVTTVEDVVALAREASAAQPDAQPLEIIGATAGAAEMTVKEIMVPRAEVVCFPIDIDPAELLEKVMEERYTRVLIYEGSIDAIVGVVHLKDLVKLSSGGGGDLHTILKPVLRVPERKPILRLLADMQRNFVHMAVVKDEFGVTLGIVTQEDILEEIVGEIRDEFDREELLTIRELPGGGYQALGRLKVADFNRETDWDVPAQRGDTLAGLVFNALGRAPRKGDVVRVPGYEFTVVDISGTRITQVRVTRCKDDQPPDDG; encoded by the coding sequence ATGGACGTGTTTACGGGGCTCCTGGTCATCGTCGCGTGCCTGGCCCTGTCCGCCTTCTTCTCGACCAGCGAGACGGCCCTGCTGCGTATGCGGGAGCACGAGATCGAGGCCGACATCCGCGAAGCCCGGGGGCCGTCGGCGTTCGCGATCCGGGACCTCTTGAACTCCACCTCGCGCATGCTGGTGACGATCCTGCTCGCGAACAGTCTGGTGAACATCCTCGGGCCCAGCGTCGCCACCGCGCTGGCCGTGCACTGGCTGGGCGACCAGAAGGGCATCCTGGTCTCGACCCTGGTCATGACCGTGCTGATCCTGGTGCTGGGCGAGGTGCTGCCCAAGGCTTTCGCGGTGGCGCACCCGCGGCGGGTGTCACATGCCGTGGCTCTGCCGCTGTATCTCCTGCACAAGCTGCTCTGGCCCGTGCACGTGCTGTTCGATCGGATCATCGAGCCGTTCGTGCGCGTGCTGGCCGGCGCCGACACGCAAGGCCGGCGAGTCACCACGGTCGAGGACGTGGTGGCGCTGGCGCGCGAGGCTTCGGCCGCGCAGCCGGACGCGCAGCCGCTCGAGATCATCGGCGCCACCGCGGGCGCGGCGGAGATGACCGTGAAGGAGATCATGGTCCCGCGCGCCGAGGTCGTGTGTTTCCCGATCGACATCGACCCCGCCGAGCTGCTCGAGAAGGTCATGGAGGAGCGTTACACGCGCGTCCTGATCTACGAGGGCTCGATCGACGCGATCGTGGGCGTGGTGCACCTGAAGGACCTGGTGAAGCTGTCGAGCGGCGGCGGGGGCGACCTGCACACCATCCTGAAGCCCGTGCTGCGCGTGCCGGAGCGCAAGCCGATCCTGCGGCTCTTGGCCGACATGCAGCGCAACTTCGTGCACATGGCGGTCGTGAAGGACGAGTTCGGAGTCACTCTGGGCATCGTGACTCAGGAGGACATCCTCGAGGAGATCGTCGGCGAGATCCGCGACGAGTTCGACCGCGAGGAGCTGCTCACCATCCGCGAGCTGCCGGGCGGCGGCTACCAGGCGCTGGGCCGGCTCAAGGTCGCCGACTTCAACCGCGAGACCGACTGGGACGTGCCCGCGCAGCGCGGCGACACGCTGGCGGGCCTGGTGTTCAACGCGCTCGGCCGCGCGCCGCGCAAGGGCGACGTGGTGCGCGTGCCCGGCTACGAGTTCACCGTGGTCGACATCTCGGGCACCCGAATCACGCAGGTGCGGGTCACGCGCTGCAAGGACGACCAGCCGCCCGACGACGGCTAG
- a CDS encoding FliA/WhiG family RNA polymerase sigma factor: protein MESLIRQAWQRHGRIPPELKERIVIEHTSLISYIVSRIAVRLPSHVDLEDLHNTGVIGLMDAVDKYDPTKDCKFKTYAEFRIRGAILDQLRSLDWVPRSVRQKSRQLEQATNAVEQRLGRPATEDEVATSLGLGIDDFHMLVNQTRGVSMVNLDDLRGQSDNDQPLPSGNLEDVNAEDPFAQLKQRELTQALANGIAGLPEKERLVISLYYYEDLNLKEIGQILGITESRVCQIHSKAVSRLRSRMRAAMLN, encoded by the coding sequence ATGGAGTCTCTCATCCGGCAAGCTTGGCAACGGCACGGTCGCATCCCGCCGGAGCTCAAGGAACGGATCGTCATCGAGCATACTTCCTTGATCAGTTACATCGTGAGTCGCATCGCCGTCCGGCTGCCGTCTCACGTGGACCTCGAGGACTTACACAACACCGGCGTGATCGGTCTCATGGACGCGGTCGACAAATACGACCCGACCAAGGACTGCAAGTTCAAGACGTACGCCGAGTTCCGCATACGCGGCGCCATCCTCGACCAGCTGCGGTCGCTGGACTGGGTGCCGCGCTCGGTGCGCCAGAAGAGCCGCCAGCTCGAGCAGGCCACCAACGCGGTCGAGCAGAGACTCGGCCGGCCCGCGACCGAGGACGAGGTCGCGACCAGCCTGGGGCTGGGCATCGACGACTTCCACATGCTCGTCAACCAGACGCGCGGTGTCTCGATGGTGAACCTCGACGACCTGCGCGGTCAGAGCGACAACGACCAGCCGCTGCCCAGCGGGAACCTCGAGGACGTGAACGCCGAGGACCCGTTCGCGCAGCTGAAACAGCGCGAGCTGACTCAGGCGCTGGCCAACGGCATCGCCGGCCTGCCCGAGAAGGAGCGGCTGGTGATCTCGCTCTACTACTACGAGGACCTGAACCTGAAAGAGATCGGTCAGATCCTCGGCATCACCGAGTCGCGCGTCTGCCAGATCCACTCGAAGGCCGTGTCGCGCCTCCGCTCTCGCATGAGAGCGGCCATGCTGAACTGA
- a CDS encoding PilZ domain-containing protein produces MAEDEEQLLETPARRVAPRYIVRIPVVLRVGTTEHEGTLVDISDSGVRVECRPPRLAPGTSVSLEMRWLKSPEPIIMLAKFVRETPAGCALRFADPDPFLRVFVKLARANDASVSDRVEKVLTEF; encoded by the coding sequence ATGGCAGAAGACGAGGAGCAGCTCCTCGAAACGCCCGCCCGGCGGGTCGCTCCGCGCTACATCGTGCGCATTCCCGTCGTGCTGCGCGTCGGCACGACGGAGCACGAGGGCACGCTGGTCGACATCTCGGACAGCGGCGTGCGCGTCGAGTGCCGCCCGCCACGCCTGGCGCCCGGCACCTCGGTGTCACTCGAGATGCGCTGGCTCAAGTCGCCCGAGCCGATCATCATGCTGGCGAAGTTCGTGCGCGAGACGCCGGCGGGCTGCGCGCTGCGCTTCGCCGACCCCGACCCGTTCCTGCGCGTGTTCGTGAAGCTCGCGCGCGCGAACGACGCGTCCGTGTCGGACCGGGTCGAGAAGGTCCTGACCGAGTTCTGA
- a CDS encoding DUF2520 domain-containing protein has product MSVIGIIGAGRVGTALALALAEKGQRVAAVASRRDNSARALARRIDGAEARSAQEVAQRCDWVFLTLPDSAVAAVASELTWRAGQAVVHTSGALDLSALDRAAAQDALPGAFHPLRAFPAGDPGPNAFGGVTIGICAGPALSPQLEALAGSLGGRALRVDGADRTLYHAAAVFASNYAVALLLAARRAWTLAGLPEAEARAALAPLLAGAAANAAQQPLERALSGPIVRGDADTIARHLEKLARAPELADLYRALGAQLLDLDLGHSPETRDKIRKALLR; this is encoded by the coding sequence GTGTCTGTCATCGGGATCATCGGGGCCGGACGCGTCGGCACGGCGCTGGCGCTGGCGCTGGCAGAGAAGGGCCAGCGCGTCGCGGCCGTCGCCAGCCGGCGCGACAACAGCGCCCGCGCGCTCGCGCGTCGGATCGACGGCGCCGAAGCCCGCTCGGCGCAAGAGGTCGCCCAGCGCTGTGACTGGGTGTTCCTGACGCTGCCCGACTCCGCGGTGGCCGCGGTCGCCTCCGAGCTGACCTGGCGCGCGGGTCAGGCCGTGGTGCACACGAGCGGCGCCCTCGACCTCTCGGCCCTCGACCGCGCCGCGGCCCAGGACGCGCTGCCGGGCGCCTTCCACCCGCTGCGCGCCTTTCCCGCCGGCGACCCGGGGCCGAACGCGTTCGGGGGAGTCACGATCGGGATCTGTGCCGGCCCCGCCCTGTCACCGCAGCTCGAAGCGCTGGCGGGGAGCCTGGGCGGGCGCGCGCTGCGCGTCGACGGCGCGGACCGCACGCTCTACCACGCCGCCGCGGTGTTCGCGAGCAACTACGCGGTAGCGCTCCTGCTCGCCGCGCGCCGCGCCTGGACGCTCGCCGGACTGCCCGAGGCCGAAGCGCGCGCCGCGCTCGCGCCGCTGCTCGCCGGCGCGGCGGCCAACGCGGCGCAGCAGCCGCTCGAGCGCGCGCTCTCCGGGCCGATCGTGCGCGGCGACGCGGACACGATCGCGCGCCACCTCGAGAAGCTCGCGCGCGCGCCCGAGCTCGCCGACCTGTACCGCGCGCTGGGCGCGCAGCTGCTCGACCTGGACCTGGGTCACTCGCCCGAGACCAGGGACAAGATCCGCAAGGCGCTGCTGCGCTAG